The Paenibacillus sp. FSL R7-0204 genome includes a region encoding these proteins:
- the qoxA gene encoding cytochrome aa3 quinol oxidase subunit II — MKKKGPLYALFLSLILLLPGCSSIAVLNPKGPSARTLSDTIILSIIVMLGVLAVVYILYIFVLVKYRAKKSNEGYIPKHEEGNVVLEAIWIIIPIIIVAFLSVVTVKTTNEVENVAADYKDQTPLVIYASSSNWKWHFSYPEEGIETVNYVNMPVHRAVEFRMYSFGTITSLWIPQLAGQKYAMSDMLTTLHLSADTEGSYIGKNANFSGKGFAHMEFEALVLSNKGYEDWVKEVKETAPKLTEEEFKGLLATDYLGRKTYSSTHLEFSPPPGDHGEHMSGGGKEMDMDNGNQEHQDNKEIHPSPEPSSGTEFDSKPDPEVDQPLPSSPVDESTHEGH; from the coding sequence ATGAAAAAAAAGGGACCGTTATACGCTCTGTTTCTAAGCCTGATCCTTCTCCTGCCGGGATGCAGCTCAATCGCTGTTCTGAACCCGAAGGGGCCGTCTGCCAGAACGTTATCTGACACCATTATCCTCTCAATTATTGTAATGCTTGGTGTTCTGGCAGTTGTCTACATCCTATACATCTTTGTATTGGTGAAATACCGTGCGAAGAAGAGTAATGAGGGTTACATTCCAAAGCACGAGGAAGGCAATGTAGTCCTTGAGGCGATCTGGATTATTATCCCGATCATTATCGTAGCCTTCCTGTCTGTTGTAACCGTCAAGACGACAAACGAAGTGGAGAATGTGGCTGCGGATTATAAAGATCAGACTCCGCTGGTCATCTATGCGTCCTCCTCCAACTGGAAATGGCATTTCAGTTATCCGGAAGAAGGCATTGAAACAGTTAACTACGTGAATATGCCGGTACACCGTGCAGTTGAATTCAGAATGTACTCATTCGGCACCATTACCAGTCTCTGGATTCCACAGCTTGCCGGTCAAAAGTACGCCATGAGCGACATGCTGACAACGCTTCATCTCTCCGCTGATACAGAAGGCTCTTATATCGGAAAGAATGCTAACTTCAGCGGTAAAGGCTTCGCCCACATGGAATTCGAAGCCCTTGTCCTGAGCAACAAGGGTTACGAGGACTGGGTGAAGGAAGTGAAGGAAACCGCACCTAAGCTGACTGAGGAAGAATTCAAGGGCCTGCTGGCCACGGATTACCTCGGACGCAAAACGTATTCCTCCACCCATCTGGAGTTCAGTCCGCCTCCTGGAGACCACGGCGAGCATATGAGCGGCGGCGGCAAAGAGATGGATATGGACAACGGCAATCAGGAGCACCAGGATAACAAGGAAATTCATCCGTCTCCCGAGCCGTCCAGCGGCACAGAATTTGACAGCAAGCCTGATCCGGAAGTCGATCAGCCGCTGCCAAGCTCCCCTGTGGATGAAAGCACACATGAAGGACACTAG
- the qoxB gene encoding cytochrome aa3 quinol oxidase subunit I has product MDLDKFKVHGEPLIYGAMISIALATIGILVGLTYFKKWGYLWREWLTTVDHKKIGIMYILAALLMLFRGGVDAMMMRLQTAAPEMKFLDAQHYNEVFTTHGLIMILFMAMPFIIGLMNVIIPLQIGARDVAFPRLNAVSFWLFFMGAMLLNISFVIGGSPDAGWSAYFPLASLEFSPTVGNNYYSLALQISGIGTLITGVNFIVTILKMRAPGMTLMKMPMFTWSVLITNVIIVFAFPVLTVALAMMMFDRLFGSQFFTMANGGMDMLWANLFWVWGHPEVYIVILPAFGIYSEIIATFSKKNLYGYTSMVFSMLIISLLSFLVWAHHFYTMGQGAMVNSFFSITTMAIAVPTGVKIFNWLFTLRKGRITFTTPMLYTLAFIPIFTIGGVTGVMLAMASADYQYHNTMFLVAHFHYVLIPGAVFAVIAGFHYWFPKVFGFRLNERLGKHAFWWIIISFNVTFFPMFFLGLMGMTRRLYTYSKESGFGPLNMLSFVGAVGLAIGFVILVYNIYWSTRYMPRDTTNDPWDGRTLEWATHSPIPLYNFAIVPKVETRDALWSAKQENIPLYTDTKYTKIHMPSNTGKPFILGVVFFFLGFFLVFSMWIPAIVAGIGILVVLAFMSFDKDQGYYIPVEEVIATEKKLMRGETV; this is encoded by the coding sequence ATGGATTTGGACAAATTTAAGGTTCACGGCGAACCCTTGATATACGGGGCCATGATCAGTATTGCACTGGCAACCATCGGGATTCTCGTAGGGCTTACCTATTTCAAGAAATGGGGCTATCTGTGGCGCGAATGGCTGACCACGGTTGACCACAAAAAAATCGGGATCATGTACATCCTCGCGGCGCTGCTGATGCTGTTCCGCGGCGGTGTAGATGCGATGATGATGCGTCTGCAGACGGCTGCGCCGGAAATGAAATTCCTCGATGCGCAGCATTACAATGAGGTCTTCACCACCCATGGTCTGATCATGATTCTCTTCATGGCCATGCCGTTCATCATCGGTCTGATGAACGTAATCATTCCGCTGCAGATCGGCGCACGGGACGTTGCCTTCCCGCGGCTGAACGCCGTCAGCTTCTGGCTCTTCTTCATGGGCGCCATGCTGCTGAACATTTCCTTCGTCATCGGCGGCTCGCCGGATGCAGGCTGGTCAGCTTACTTCCCGCTGGCGAGTCTTGAATTCAGCCCGACCGTAGGGAACAACTACTACTCTCTGGCTCTGCAAATATCCGGTATCGGTACGCTGATCACCGGGGTTAACTTTATTGTAACGATTCTTAAGATGCGTGCACCAGGCATGACGCTGATGAAGATGCCGATGTTCACCTGGTCCGTACTGATCACCAACGTTATTATTGTCTTCGCCTTCCCGGTTCTGACCGTAGCGCTGGCGATGATGATGTTCGACCGCCTCTTCGGCTCCCAGTTCTTCACGATGGCCAACGGCGGGATGGATATGCTTTGGGCCAACCTGTTCTGGGTCTGGGGACATCCGGAGGTCTATATCGTAATCCTTCCGGCCTTCGGTATTTATAGTGAGATTATCGCTACCTTCTCGAAGAAGAACCTGTACGGCTATACCTCCATGGTATTCAGTATGCTGATCATCTCGCTCTTGTCCTTCCTCGTATGGGCGCACCATTTCTATACGATGGGTCAAGGTGCCATGGTCAACAGCTTCTTCTCGATTACAACGATGGCCATAGCAGTACCTACCGGGGTCAAAATATTCAACTGGCTATTCACCCTGCGAAAGGGCAGGATTACCTTCACGACCCCGATGCTGTATACATTGGCCTTTATCCCGATCTTTACGATCGGGGGGGTAACGGGCGTCATGCTGGCGATGGCCAGCGCCGATTACCAGTATCACAACACGATGTTCCTGGTTGCGCATTTCCACTACGTGCTGATTCCGGGCGCTGTGTTCGCCGTTATCGCCGGGTTCCACTATTGGTTCCCTAAAGTGTTCGGCTTCCGCCTGAACGAACGGCTGGGCAAGCATGCCTTCTGGTGGATCATCATTTCCTTTAACGTTACCTTCTTCCCAATGTTCTTCCTGGGACTGATGGGAATGACACGCCGTCTGTATACCTACTCTAAGGAATCAGGCTTCGGTCCGCTCAATATGCTAAGCTTCGTCGGGGCTGTCGGGCTCGCCATCGGCTTCGTGATCCTGGTCTACAATATTTACTGGAGTACCCGCTACATGCCAAGAGATACAACCAACGATCCTTGGGATGGCCGGACGCTCGAATGGGCTACGCACAGCCCAATCCCGCTCTACAACTTTGCGATTGTGCCTAAGGTTGAGACGCGTGATGCTCTATGGTCTGCGAAGCAGGAGAATATCCCGCTGTATACAGACACCAAATACACCAAGATTCATATGCCAAGCAATACCGGCAAGCCGTTCATACTCGGTGTAGTCTTCTTCTTCCTTGGCTTCTTCCTGGTATTCAGCATGTGGATTCCGGCGATTGTCGCAGGGATTGGAATCCTGGTCGTGCTGGCCTTCATGTCCTTCGATAAGGACCAGGGCTACTACATTCCTGTAGAAGAGGTTATAGCTACAGAAAAGAAACTGATGCGGGGTGAGACTGTATGA